The DNA sequence ATCAGTTTTGCGGAACGGCCGGTCGGTATCGAGCATCTGCTGCACCAGCGTTTGCAACAGCTCTTCCGAATCGGCAATGTACTGAGCCGGGCTGTCGTCGTTACCGAAGCGGACCGGGTTCGTTTTAAAGCCACCGTTGACATCCCGGAAGGAATAAAACCCGGCCTCGACCGGCAACCCTTTGGCCTCGTAAATATCCCGCTTGGCTTTATCGCGGGGCAACCCGCCAAAGTCGTTGATGTTTTTCAGCGCCAGGTAACGATACAGCCATAACTGCCGCATCTTGTCTTCCTTGCCGTCGTTGAGCAGTTTATCGGTCAGGTCTTTGGGTGTTTTATCGGTCAGGTCAACGCGGCCGGTTTTGTAATCGACGATGCGGATCTGGTCGCCAAACCGTTCGATCCGGTCAATTTTACCCGCAATACGGACCCGCAGGGGCTCCCGTCCGGCCAGGGGTACATGCAGGAAAGTTTCAAGGGTTTGTTCGGTTCCAATCACGGTCAGACCGCGCAGCTCGCTTTGCTGCCGCTGAAACTCGATCATAAGCTTCTGGGCCAGTTCGTACAGGAGCAGGTTCATGCCCGACTCAATAACCCGCCCTTTCATGGAACTGGCAAATTCTTCCTGCAGCAACCGGATCACGAGCGCTTCGTCGACGGGCAGATTCACGAGCCGGTATTCTTTGTCGAGTCGTTCAAGGACCTTGTGGAGCCAGTTACCGAACTCGGCCGCGCCCATTTTCTCTTCCATATCCTCTTCTTCGCTGATATTGACGATCCGGCTGAAATAGAACGACATGGAGCACCGAACGTACTGGTTGAGGTAGGATGGGTACAGTCCTTTGGTAGTGAGCAAATTGATAAGATCGGCCCGGATGGCGTCGGTTTTGGGAACGCTCAGTTCGCTCAGGTCCGCAAGTTTATCGGTCCCCGGCCGCCCAAAGCGCACAGCCGGGTGGCTGATCCGGATCAGCCCGTTTGACCGGGGCACCAGTTCGTGCTCGATCTGGCGAATGAACCGGCTCGGTTCACCCTTGCTGCTTCCGTAGGCATCAGTGGAGGTGGTATGGATAAGCACAATGTCGCTGGCACGCTGAAGCAGGCGATAGAAGTGGTAGGCCGTTACCGACTCCTGCTCGCGGTAGGTGGGCAGTCCGATAACCGGATCAGACGCGATATCGAGCGGAATGAGCGAGTTCAACTTGCGCGACTGGGGCAGAATCCCTTCGTTGACCGACAGGATAATGATCCGGTCGAAGTCCAGGGCCCGGGTTTCGAGCATCCCCATGACCTGCAGCTGGCTACGTCCTTCGCTCGTGAACGGAATGCTCGTTTGCCGGATCAGTTCGTACAGGAACTGCTTGAAGCTCCGCACCGTCACCGCAGCCTGTCCGTCAGGCCCCTTACCCGTAGCGGGTCGGCCGGGCGCGGCTGTTTCCAGGGACGTAGTCTGGCGATTCAGCGTTGTTTCGAGCTGGCGGAGCAGCGAGTAGAACAGGTACAGGTACTCCGTTTCGATCGCATCCTGGCTATCCCGGTAAACGGCGCGCAGCAGATCGATGAGCGCGTAGAGCGACCGAATGGCTTTCATAGGCTCCTCGTTGGGCCAGCGGGCAAACAGCACCCGGACCAGCGGATCGTCCTGCCCCAGTTCGAGCATTTCCCGTTCGGTCAGGTATACCCGCTGCTCTTTCACGATGCTTTTGGCAATCCACTGGAACAGCGGTTCGGGGGGGAGCACCTCGCCTTTCTCGTTGATACCGCCGGGCCACTCCAGCGCATGAATCCGTTCGTACTGCTTCACAAAGGGGTGGTTGAGCAGTTTGACAACGTGGCGGTGGTGAAACTTCGGTATCCGCAAATCCCGGCCATCCTTTGTCCGGAATTCATGAACGGTACGCTGCATCTCGAACAGTGTATCGACCAGCGTAAACAGCAGGGACGACCGCAGGGACAGCCCCATCGTTACGTTGAGGTCGGTTACGTTCTCATCCAGGGCATATAAGACCGGCACCAAAAGCGTTTCGTCGGCCAGTACGATGGCGGTCTTGGTCCTTGTTGAGGACGGATAAGGGGTAAGGGGGGCGGACACCCCTCCGCTTTCTTCCTGCCACTCCTTGTAAATTTTCCCCGCAACTTTGGCCTGCATACTGGCATTGGGAACGCCCACGACCCGGATATTTTTTTCGGTGCCGAGCAGGTTGTTAAAATTCTCCCGGATCGTCTGCTTACTGTCTCTCGACAGCAGCCAGCCATTATCGCGGTACTTACGGAGAAAATGACCTGCTTCCTGCCGCCAGTCGTCGAGGTAATACGGGTCGGCGTCCCAGATCATTTCGGCTTTCTGCGCGTCGACCAGTACTTTGATGATCCGCTCTTCGGCCGCACTAAGGGCGTTGAAACCCACAAAATAGACCCGTTCGTAGGCGGTATTATCCCGAACCATCGACTCCACATTGTCGGCCAGCAGGCGGTAGGCCATACCCCGGTAAGCCAGCCCCTGGGCCGTCAGGCGTTCCTGCAGGGCGTGATAGGCCGTTTGAAGGTTTTCGAACAGTTTGAAGTAACGAGCCGTGCCGGGCGTTTCGGCGAGCGGTTTTGCCGACGGCGGCAGGTCGGCCTGCCAGCGTTCGAGCGCCTTGGCTGCGGTGAGGTAGCTGAACAGCGCCGAAGGCTTGACGAGGTACTGGTCGATCCGGTCGAAGTCGGCCAGCAGTACCGACGCCCAGCCAATGAACTGCTCGAATTCGACCAGCGGATCTATTACCCGGAACACGTCGTAGAGTTCAAACAGCAAACTCACCGAGTCGATCAGCTGCACCCCGGCCGACTGGGTGATAAAGTCATCGACAGCCAGCGCATGCGGAGCCAGAAATGGCCGGTCGGAGTGAGAGGCCAGTTCTTCCAGGAACACCGATACGGCCCGGCGCGTGGGCAAAATCACCCACACATCGCTCAGGCTGGGTCCGTGGTTATCAAAAATACGTTGGGCTGTCTGTTGAAGAAAAGTCATTCCGTTGGTCAATCAATCGACGGGTACTCTGTCGAACCGTAAAGATAACCCACCCGGCCGCGACTATCGTGTCTGGAGAGGGCAATTTGCCTCACTCAATGCATTCTATCGCCCCGGACGGTCATCGTCGCCATAATATCGGCTTCTACCGCCAGGAACTCCTTCCAGCGTTCCCGAACGCGTTCGGCAGGCACGTAACGCTCGGCCAGTTCGATGAAGGCGCGGTAGTGTCCCGCTTCGGAAATCATCAGCTCGTGGTAGAATTTGCGCAGACTTTCGTCGGCGATATGGGTAGCCAGTAGCTTGAATCGTTCGCAGCTACGTGCTTCGATCAGGGCGTTGATGAGCAGGTTATCCATCATCTGCTCGTGCTGGTCGCCAATGGAACGACGCAGCCGGGAACGCAGTTCGTTGACGTACTCATCTTTCCGTTGGCGTCCCATCCGGATATTCCGTTTACGAATCTCTTTCAGTACCCGCTGGAAGTGTCCCCACTCTTCGGCCACGATGGGCGTCAACGTCTCCACCAGTTTTTCTTTGTCGGTATACATAACGATGAGCGATATGCACGACGAAGCGGCTTTCTGTTCGCACCAGGCGTGGTCGATCAGAATGTCAGCGATGTTCATTTCGGCAATGTTCACCCAGCGCGGGTCGGTGGGCAATTCGAGCCCCAGCGTAGTCAGTGACATAATGTTCAGGCCCACGGTTGGCACCGCGGGTAAATTGATTATGCCAAAGTTAACGATTGTTCGACCCCCAAACGCAACCAGCAGGCTGCGTTTACTGTTGTTACGGTATGAAATCCCTTGTATCCTTTTTCATTCTCGTCGCGCTCCTCACGGGTTGTCAGGAGCGCTCCGGCACAACGGCCGATACCCGTAAAGACACCAGTCCCGCCAAGTTGCCCGCGCTCCAGGCGGGTGAAGCGGTAGCCACCTTTGCCGCCGGTTGTTTCTGGTGCACCGAAGCCCAGTTCGAGTCGCTTCGGGGCGTTCGGGAAGTGGTTTCGGGCTATGCCGGGGGTGACCTCGAAAACCCGACCTACGAACAGGTGGGTTCCGGGCAGACGGGCCACGCCGAAGCCATTCAGGTCTACTATGACCCCAAGGTGGTTTCGTTCGAGACGCTGGTGAACGCGTTCTTCGTTGCCCACGATGCTACGTCGCTCAACCGACAGGGGCCCGATGTGGGCACGCAGTACCGGTCCATCGCGTTTTACCGCACCCCCGCCGAGAAGGCCACCATCGACGCTGTTATCAACCAGGAGAACAGCTCGGGGCATTACAGCCGCCCCATTGTGACGCAGGTAACGCCGTTCTCGGTCTTCTACCCGGCGGAAGTCTACCACCAGGGGTATTATTACACCCATCCCAATGAGCTTTACGTCAGCTCGGTTTCTACACCCAAGGTGGAGAAGTTCCGCGCACGCATGGCCGACAAGCTGAAAAAGCAGCTCGTTAATGAGTGAGTTAACCAGTCGGTCAGTCAGTGAGTCAATCGGTAGCCTACCGGCTTACTCACTGACTGGCCGGTTTACCAACTAACCCGACAACACACCAGCTGGTCGACTGAAGTATCGTCCTTCCCCAGCGCAATTTGTCAGGCCCGGCAACCGTTCGGCCCAAACGTATATTGTGGGATTGCCGCGAACCTCGTAACATTGTTCAGTCTTTTACCACACGGGGGTTCCCAAAACGACTGATACCCATGCCTGAGTCCGATCAATCCATTGGCCGTAAAATCCTTGGATTCTTCATTAAGGAAGAAGATTCCGACACTACCGCCACCGGTAAACCAGCTACCTCTCCGGCGGCCGGAGGGTCACCAGCCCCGGCGGTACCGCGTCCACCCGCTAGCGCTACGACGCCCAACCCCGCGCCCGCTACTACGGCTACCGGCGCTGTCGACCCGAAGTTCGCCCAGCATTTCGCCGACGTCCTGGCTCAGAATAACCCACCCGGCCCCGACTATTTCGAGTTCCGGGAAACGCTGCGCAGCCTGTCTAATCTCGGCCTGCCCGAAGAAAAGCAGTACCAGGCAGCCTGGGCGAGTTTTAAAGCCCTGGCCGGTACGGCTGATATGTCGATGCTGACCAACACGGCCAACCAGTACATAGCGGCCCTGAGCAAAGACCGCGATGCCTTCGGCAAAAGCGTGGAAGCGGCCATTGCCGAACGGGTGGGCGGCCTGCAGAATGAGCAAAAACGCCTGCAAACGGAGAATGAAGCGCTGGCGAAACAGCTGCTCGCCATCCAACAGCAGATCGACGCGAACAACAACCGGCTGACCAGCATTGGGGGCGACATTACGGAGCAGAGCGCCCGGATTACGCAGAACCAGCAGAACTACGACGTTACGTTTGCTCACTTTATCGAACAGATCAAAGGCGATATTGCCAAAATAACGCAGTACCTTAAGTGAGAATACCGGGTAGTTCGGGATGGACCACCAACCCGGACGCCGACATACTCACATCGTCCCTTTCCCTATCACTGAATAACCCGCAACTTTCAAGACAATGGCTACTCCTGATTTCTCCCAGCTTGGCGGCAACACCGACGTAGAAAAACGTTCGTTCTGGAGCCGCCCCGAGGGTATACTCGGCATGATCGTGCTTGCCGGTGTCGCCGGATTAGGGCTGGTCTATTTTAACCGGATTATCGAGTTTTTGATCCGGGCCACCTCCAACCTGCTCGAACTGGCCCTGCTGCTCGGTGCGCTCGGTGTTCTGATTTTCCTTTTTACGAGCCGCGACGTTCGAACGGCCGTTTTCTTTCTCTTTAAGTCGCTGATGCGTACCCTGACGGGCACCGTGATCCAGCTGAACCCCATTGCTATCATGAAGATCTACGTGCAGGATCTGAAAGAGAAACGGCAGAAAATGCAGGGACAGATCGACACGCTGGCCGGACAGCTGGTTAAGCTCAACAAGAAGATCAACGAAAACAACGAAGCCAGCAAGCAAAAGTTCGCCGAAGCCAACAAGGCAAAGTCGATGACCGACCGGCCCGGTATGCGCGAAGCGGCCCAGTTGGCCACGATCGAAGGGGCCGGGTTGCAGGAGATGAACGAAAAACTCCTCCCCCTCCAGCGGAACATGAAAACGGTACTGGCGTTCATGGAAAAAGTAAATACCAGCGCCGACTATATCATCAAGGAAACCGAGATCAAGGTCCGGCTGAAGGAAACCGAGTACCAGATCGTGAAGGAAAGCTCGAACGCCCTGAAAACCGCCGTCAGTATTTTCAAAGGTGATCCCGACAAGCGGTTCTACTTCGATCAGTCGATGGAATACATTCAGGACGACATGAGCCAGAAGCTCGGCGAAATGAAACGCGCCATGGACCTGTCGATGGATTTCATCAACGGCGTCGATATTCAGAACGGTATCCTGTCCGACAAGGGCGAGGCTTTACTGGAAGCCTATAACAAGGGAGAGTTCAAGATGGTCCAGCTGGACGCACCGTCGGCCAACCCCATTACGGCTCCCGTGGCCGGCCAGGTCAACCCGCCCAAAGATGCAGGTTACCGCAACCTGCTCGACTAACCGTCATTGCCAGGCCTGAACGCGGCCCCGCCTGCCCCACGGCTTCCGGCCCGGCCCTTCAGCGCTGCGCTCATTCATTCTTTTCACTCTTTCACCTTTTACATTTATGCAACGTTTAACCGTGGCCGGTCGGCTGCTTATTACGGCCCTTGTGCTGGCCGCTATCTTCTTTGGATTCCGCTACTTCGGCGGTAACGAAGCCCTGCGAAAACTCGCCCCGAAGGATCAGAAAGAAACGGAATACTCCGAATCGCAAACTATGCCCCGCGCCGATGATGAAACGGCCGCCGGTACCGTCGAGGAATCGACGGCGTCGGACAACAGTACGTCGTCATCGTCGGACAATAGCGCCAGCAACACCCCCCGTCAGGCTTTCACCTACACCCCGCCCGCCCCGCAAAACGGCAAGCTGAAGGGCGTCGTGGAATTAGGCGCCAGTGGCTTCAACTCCTTCATCATCCGGGTCGATGACCAGAAGCGGTGGAAGCTCGAAAAAGCCGAGTTCGGCAATAGCCTCGTCATGGAGAACATGGCATCGGACGAAGATGTCCGGGCGGGACTGAAAAGCTACATTGGCAAGATGCTCGATTTCGGCGTGGGCGGACGGGACATTCATTTTGTGGTTAGCTCGGGAGCCGCCAAAGCCGAAGGAACGCTGAAAATTACGAAAGCGCTGAAATCGCTGAACTACGTCGTTAACACCGTGACCCCGGAGCAGGAAGGGTCCCTGGCCCTGCGGTCTGTACTGCCCACCGACTACGCCGATAACTCCTACGTAGTGGACATTGGCTCGGGGAACACCAAGATCTCCTGGAAAGAGGGCGGCTCAACGAAAGCCCTGGAAACCTACGGGGCCAAATATTTCCAGAACAGCACCAGCGACGAAACCGTAGCGACGGAGGTGAAAGCCAAAGCCAAGCAGGTGCCGACCGACCACCGCAAAACCTGCTTCATCATCGGGGGTGTGCCGTTTGAACTGGCCAAAGCCGTTCGCAAAGACAAAGAGCGCTATACCGTCCTGGATGCTCCTTCGGCCTATAACCTCAACGAAGCTAAGTCGAAAGCGGGTCTGAACATTTACCGCTCCATTGCCGAAGCAACCGGCACCAATCAGTTCGTGTTCGACTGGGACGCTAACTTCACCATTGGTTATCTGCTAACGTTAAAATAAAAGGAGACGCGGGAGCAGGGAGAGACAAAAGAGTAAGGGGCACTGACGCATGCGTTTCCCTTGCTCCTTTTTCTCCCCTGCTCCCGCTCCTTTTGGCTTCTCATGACCCTCCGTGACGTATTTGAGGCCATTTCTGGCCAGCCTGCTCTCCTTTTCCTGCTCCTGATGGCCGTGCCGACAGGAGCTTTTTTAGTTAACCTGTGGTCGGGCGACACCGCCGACGCCATCTGGAAATGGCGTTACGTTTATAGCGCACTGGTCTACCTGGCCTGCATTCCCGGCATGTTCGCCGTTACGCTCAACATCTACCTGTTTCTGTTCGAGCGCCAGAGTATCTGGGATATGAATCTGGCCCTGCAAGTCCTGCCCATCCTGACCATGACGGCCACGCTGATGATTATTCGGCGCAAACTACCGCTTAACTACATCCCCGGTTTCGGTAAGCTATCGAGCTTCCTCACGCTGATCGCTGCCGTCATTGGCCTCCTGTGGATCGTGGACCGAACTCGTATCTACGCCATATCCTATATCCCCTTTTCCTACGTCGTCATCGGCTTCGTGGCGCTGCTCCTCCTTATCCGGTACGCCTGGACAAGACTATTTTAGGAAAGGGTTTATCCAGAGAAAGAAGGACGGAGGGCATGCATACGCCAGCTCTTTTCCTTCAGCCCTGAAACGTACTTTGTAATCGCTGGATGAGGAGGGTTGTGATTCGGCGGGTGAGTTCAGCTTCGTTGGCGGTGAAGGTCTGCCATTCGTCGGGGGTGAAATGGCCCATGACCATACCAACCAGTTGCAGCCGAAGGCGGGTGTCTTCCCGCACCGACCGTTCGACATAGGCCATCTTTTCGGGACCCGTAAGGCGGTCGAAAGGTGTCTTGCGTTTGGGCCAGTGGTGCTGCCACAACGCCTGAATACTGCTGTCGAGTAGTTTCAGGATCGGGCGCAACGTCTGGTTCTGAAATTGTTCGGCAGTACTGACGGCCGTAGGCTCGGTTGCCACCAGAGGCCGGGCGGGGGTATATCGTTCGTTGGTATCCATTGGTAAGCATGACAACGAATACGCCGGAATGGTTGCGCCCCGCATCGATTCTTGTCCGGGTGCCCCTAACCTGTTAACTTGGACGGAGAATACCCACACCCCGCCCTCATGCGCTATCCACCCACCCTTGCTCTTGTCGTACCCCTGTTCCTGGCCTGCCTCGGCTGCCAGCCCGGCACGTCAGCACCCGACGCCCCCGGCTACGATTATTTCCCGCTCGAAACGGGTCGTTTCATCGTTTATGACGTTACCGAACGGCAGTATTCGCTCGTAACGCCCGTTGTCCAGCGTACCTATCAGCTGAAAGAAGTAACAGGCCCGGCTTATACCGACGTCACGGGTTCCCCCGCATTCCGGCTTCTGCGCTACCGCCGGCCGGCAGAGAACCAGCCCTGGCAGGCCGATTCGGTCTGGTCAGTCCGGCGGGTCGGCGACGAAGCCATCCGGACCGAAAACGGGGTTAATTTCGTAACGCTGCACTTCCCCGTCAGCGACCTGCTGCGCTGGAATGGCAACCGCTATAATTCAATCGGTGAGGACTCGTACGAGACGCGCAATAGTGGCCAGCCTTACCGCGTTTCGGATACACAGTTTGACAAAACCGTAACCGTCATTGCTCAGCAGGATTCGACGCTGGTATCGCAGGATAAGCGCATCGAGGTCTACGCCCGGTCGGTGGGCATGGTTTACAAAGAACGGGTTCAACTACAGTATTGCTCTTCATCACCTGCCTGTATCGGCAGCTATCAGATTGACTATGGCATCCGACAAGTATACCGCATTCGTTCGTACGGCAACGAGTAAAACCAGCTGGCTGGTCGGGCTGTTGCTGCTGGGTTCACTGCCTGGTTTCGGGCAGACGACCCGCAAATACCTGGTACAGCTCCGCGACAAAGCCGGTTCACCCTACAGCACGAGCCGGCCCGATCAGTTCCTGTCGCAACGGTCAATCCTGCGCCGGCAGAAGCAAAACATACCGGTGCTGGAGCGCGACCTGCCCGTAAACCCGGCCTACGTGACGCAGCTGCAACAAGCGGGTGCCAAGGTATGGTTTACCTCGCGCTGGCTCAATGCCGTACTCGTCGAAGCGTCGGACGCGACCATTGCCACCATCCAGAAACTACCCATCGTAAGCGGGCTGGAGTTCGGTCGGTCGCTGGCCAACGCCCGGCTGGATGCGGAGGTGTCCTCCGCTGCGACCTCGGCGAAAGCAGGTGAGCAGGCGGCAAAATTTGGCGACGTAGCCCCCCTCAACTACGGTACCTCGACCAATCAGATCACCCAGCTCGGTGTCGACAAGATGCACCAGCAGGGTTTCCACGGTGAAACAATCCTGATCGGGCTGCTGGACTCCGGCTTCCAGAACGCCAACAAAGTTGGTTTTCTGCAGCCCGTTTTTCAGGAGAACCGGGTGCTGGCTACCTATGATTTTGTCCGGAAAGAAGCCGCCGTCTACGAAGATGATTCGCACGGCCTGTCGTGCCTGTCGACCATAGCCGCCACGGCCGACAACCAACTGTATGGAACCGCCTTTAACGCCCAGTTCGTACTGCTCCGAACCGAAGATGTAAACAGCGAAAGCCGGTTGGAAGAGGCTAACTGGCTGTTCGGGGCCGAGTATGCCGATAGCATGGGTGTCGACGTAATCAGTTCGTCGCTGGGTTACACCCAGTTTGATGATGCCTCGACCAGCTATACCTATCAGAATCTGGATGGCAAAACGGCGCTTTCTACCCGGGCGGCTCAGATAGCCACCGAAACGGGAATGGTTGTTGTGGTAGCCGCGGGTAACGACGGCAACAGCGCCTGGCGCTACCTGTCGGTGCCGTCCGACGCCGTTGGTGTACTGGCAGTCGGTGCCGTAACGCAGGCGGGCCAGCGGGCGGGCTTCAGCTCGCTGGGTCCCTCGGCCGATGGCCGCATAAAACCGGATCTGGCGGCCCGGGGTCAGGGTACCGTCGTGGGCAGTCCCAACGGCCAGATTCAGCTGGGCAACGGCACATCTTTCGCAACGCCCCTCGTCGCGGGGCTGGCAGCGGGCTTCTGGCAGGCCCATCCTCAGCTGACAGCCGCCCAGGTGACCCTGGCGCTGCGCCGGTCGGGAAGCCAGTTTACCAACCCCGACGACCAGCTGGGCTACGGGATTCCCAATTTTGAGCGAGCATCGGTCGTGGCCGAATCCTTACAGGCGCTGCTGGTGTATCCCAACCCCTTCAGCGAGGCGGAGCCCCTGTCGGTGATCTGGGGCGAGGTAGCCACCAACGTTCCCCTCGACGCTACGCTGACCGACCTCACGGGTCGTATCGTCTGGCAGCGGCAATACGCATCGGGTGGGCTGGCGGGGTTTGCCCTGCCCACCCTGAACCTGTCGGCGGGTATGTATGTGATGACCCTGGTGGCGGGGGATAAAAAGCGGACCGTGAAGATTGTAAAACGGTAGCTGTCCCGTGCGTTTCACACGACTTCCATCCGTTGGCCACCTTCGGCATTGACCCGTTCCAGCCAGCGTTCTCCCTGCGAGTAGTTCGCATCCTGTAACTCGGCCAGCGCCTGCCGGTAATTGAGCAATACCCCCCATACGTCCATGACAAAGCGATTTTCGCGACGCATGGTCCGAAAAAACTCAACCGCTTCGGCATGGGAGAGCCCCCCTACCGTTTTGGCAATGTTCATCAGCACAGC is a window from the Spirosoma rigui genome containing:
- the msrA gene encoding peptide-methionine (S)-S-oxide reductase MsrA, producing MKSLVSFFILVALLTGCQERSGTTADTRKDTSPAKLPALQAGEAVATFAAGCFWCTEAQFESLRGVREVVSGYAGGDLENPTYEQVGSGQTGHAEAIQVYYDPKVVSFETLVNAFFVAHDATSLNRQGPDVGTQYRSIAFYRTPAEKATIDAVINQENSSGHYSRPIVTQVTPFSVFYPAEVYHQGYYYTHPNELYVSSVSTPKVEKFRARMADKLKKQLVNE
- the miaE gene encoding tRNA-(ms[2]io[6]A)-hydroxylase, with the translated sequence MSLTTLGLELPTDPRWVNIAEMNIADILIDHAWCEQKAASSCISLIVMYTDKEKLVETLTPIVAEEWGHFQRVLKEIRKRNIRMGRQRKDEYVNELRSRLRRSIGDQHEQMMDNLLINALIEARSCERFKLLATHIADESLRKFYHELMISEAGHYRAFIELAERYVPAERVRERWKEFLAVEADIMATMTVRGDRMH
- a CDS encoding S8 family serine peptidase; the encoded protein is MASDKYTAFVRTATSKTSWLVGLLLLGSLPGFGQTTRKYLVQLRDKAGSPYSTSRPDQFLSQRSILRRQKQNIPVLERDLPVNPAYVTQLQQAGAKVWFTSRWLNAVLVEASDATIATIQKLPIVSGLEFGRSLANARLDAEVSSAATSAKAGEQAAKFGDVAPLNYGTSTNQITQLGVDKMHQQGFHGETILIGLLDSGFQNANKVGFLQPVFQENRVLATYDFVRKEAAVYEDDSHGLSCLSTIAATADNQLYGTAFNAQFVLLRTEDVNSESRLEEANWLFGAEYADSMGVDVISSSLGYTQFDDASTSYTYQNLDGKTALSTRAAQIATETGMVVVVAAGNDGNSAWRYLSVPSDAVGVLAVGAVTQAGQRAGFSSLGPSADGRIKPDLAARGQGTVVGSPNGQIQLGNGTSFATPLVAGLAAGFWQAHPQLTAAQVTLALRRSGSQFTNPDDQLGYGIPNFERASVVAESLQALLVYPNPFSEAEPLSVIWGEVATNVPLDATLTDLTGRIVWQRQYASGGLAGFALPTLNLSAGMYVMTLVAGDKKRTVKIVKR
- a CDS encoding glyoxalase gives rise to the protein MDTNERYTPARPLVATEPTAVSTAEQFQNQTLRPILKLLDSSIQALWQHHWPKRKTPFDRLTGPEKMAYVERSVREDTRLRLQLVGMVMGHFTPDEWQTFTANEAELTRRITTLLIQRLQSTFQG
- a CDS encoding PD-(D/E)XK nuclease family protein codes for the protein MTFLQQTAQRIFDNHGPSLSDVWVILPTRRAVSVFLEELASHSDRPFLAPHALAVDDFITQSAGVQLIDSVSLLFELYDVFRVIDPLVEFEQFIGWASVLLADFDRIDQYLVKPSALFSYLTAAKALERWQADLPPSAKPLAETPGTARYFKLFENLQTAYHALQERLTAQGLAYRGMAYRLLADNVESMVRDNTAYERVYFVGFNALSAAEERIIKVLVDAQKAEMIWDADPYYLDDWRQEAGHFLRKYRDNGWLLSRDSKQTIRENFNNLLGTEKNIRVVGVPNASMQAKVAGKIYKEWQEESGGVSAPLTPYPSSTRTKTAIVLADETLLVPVLYALDENVTDLNVTMGLSLRSSLLFTLVDTLFEMQRTVHEFRTKDGRDLRIPKFHHRHVVKLLNHPFVKQYERIHALEWPGGINEKGEVLPPEPLFQWIAKSIVKEQRVYLTEREMLELGQDDPLVRVLFARWPNEEPMKAIRSLYALIDLLRAVYRDSQDAIETEYLYLFYSLLRQLETTLNRQTTSLETAAPGRPATGKGPDGQAAVTVRSFKQFLYELIRQTSIPFTSEGRSQLQVMGMLETRALDFDRIIILSVNEGILPQSRKLNSLIPLDIASDPVIGLPTYREQESVTAYHFYRLLQRASDIVLIHTTSTDAYGSSKGEPSRFIRQIEHELVPRSNGLIRISHPAVRFGRPGTDKLADLSELSVPKTDAIRADLINLLTTKGLYPSYLNQYVRCSMSFYFSRIVNISEEEDMEEKMGAAEFGNWLHKVLERLDKEYRLVNLPVDEALVIRLLQEEFASSMKGRVIESGMNLLLYELAQKLMIEFQRQQSELRGLTVIGTEQTLETFLHVPLAGREPLRVRIAGKIDRIERFGDQIRIVDYKTGRVDLTDKTPKDLTDKLLNDGKEDKMRQLWLYRYLALKNINDFGGLPRDKAKRDIYEAKGLPVEAGFYSFRDVNGGFKTNPVRFGNDDSPAQYIADSEELLQTLVQQMLDTDRPFRKTDQIETCQYCDFKGICGR